From one Catellatospora sp. IY07-71 genomic stretch:
- a CDS encoding amidohydrolase — MSTLVYRHGVIHTGDESRPLAQALAVRDGNILAIGSETDVRTAAGARAELIELGGAAVIPGLYDAHIHTAQYAHSLTTVDLAGTRSLAEALALIAERAAQLRPGEWLLGGRWNSNVWQPPVQPDRYALDSVCPANPVALPTVDGHTTWVNSAALRLAGIDAGTADPVGGHIVRDERGEPTGILRETAADPLKPFLVAEDLGSLLRTAQERLLALGITSVHDIDGEDCRAAYLEMAAAGDLKLRVHKAIRLEHLDSAIAQGRRTGQGDDWFREGPVKVFSDGALGSHTCHMSRPMTGGDHGIAVVPYPEMLRLFRTAAQAGIAVATHAIGDQANHLVLDAYEALGPTPGLRHRIEHAQHLQPPDLARMARLGVVASMQPVHCTSDMDLVDALLPGHELASYAWRGLLDAGAVLAFGSDAPVEDPNPFPALHAAVTRTRADGSPAGGWQPGQRITMAEAVRAHTAGAAYAAGEETRKGILAEGMLADFIAVDTDPFTDSPEAVLRTRVLTTVVGGEARWQHG, encoded by the coding sequence ATGAGCACCCTGGTCTACCGGCACGGCGTCATCCACACCGGCGACGAGAGCCGGCCCCTGGCCCAGGCACTGGCCGTGCGGGACGGGAACATCCTGGCGATCGGTTCGGAGACGGACGTGCGGACGGCGGCCGGGGCGAGGGCCGAGCTCATCGAGCTCGGCGGCGCGGCGGTGATCCCCGGCCTCTACGACGCGCACATCCACACCGCGCAGTACGCCCACAGCCTGACCACCGTCGACCTGGCCGGGACCCGGTCGCTGGCCGAGGCGCTGGCCCTGATCGCCGAACGCGCCGCTCAGCTGCGGCCGGGCGAATGGCTGCTGGGCGGCCGGTGGAACAGCAACGTCTGGCAGCCGCCGGTCCAGCCCGACCGCTATGCGCTCGACTCGGTGTGCCCCGCCAACCCTGTGGCGCTGCCGACCGTCGACGGCCACACCACCTGGGTGAACTCGGCCGCGCTGCGGCTGGCCGGGATCGACGCGGGGACCGCCGATCCGGTCGGCGGGCACATCGTGCGGGATGAGCGCGGCGAGCCGACCGGCATCCTGCGGGAGACCGCCGCGGATCCGCTGAAGCCGTTCCTGGTCGCCGAGGACCTCGGCAGCCTCCTGCGTACGGCTCAGGAGCGGCTGCTGGCGCTCGGCATCACCAGTGTCCACGACATCGACGGCGAGGACTGCCGGGCGGCATACCTGGAGATGGCGGCGGCCGGGGACCTCAAACTGCGGGTGCACAAGGCGATCCGCCTGGAGCACCTGGACAGCGCCATCGCGCAGGGCCGTCGCACCGGCCAGGGCGACGACTGGTTCCGTGAGGGTCCGGTCAAGGTGTTCAGCGACGGGGCGCTGGGTTCGCACACCTGCCACATGAGCCGGCCGATGACCGGCGGCGATCACGGGATCGCGGTCGTGCCGTACCCGGAGATGCTACGGCTGTTCCGGACCGCGGCGCAGGCGGGCATCGCCGTGGCCACGCACGCCATCGGCGACCAGGCCAACCACCTGGTGCTCGACGCGTACGAGGCGCTGGGCCCGACGCCGGGTCTGCGCCACCGGATCGAGCACGCGCAGCACCTGCAACCGCCGGACCTGGCTCGGATGGCGCGGCTCGGCGTCGTGGCGTCGATGCAGCCCGTGCACTGCACCAGCGACATGGACCTGGTCGACGCCCTGCTGCCCGGGCACGAGCTGGCGTCCTACGCGTGGCGCGGCCTGCTCGACGCGGGTGCCGTGCTGGCGTTCGGCTCCGACGCGCCGGTCGAGGACCCGAATCCGTTTCCCGCCCTGCACGCCGCGGTCACCCGCACCCGCGCCGACGGCAGCCCGGCCGGCGGCTGGCAGCCCGGGCAGCGGATCACCATGGCCGAGGCGGTCCGGGCGCACACGGCCGGGGCCGCGTACGCCGCCGGGGAGGAGACCCGCAAGGGGATCCTCGCCGAGGGCATGCTCGCCGACTTCATCGCGGTCGACACCGACCCCTTCACCGACTCGCCGGAGGCGGTCCTGCGGACCCGTGTCCTGACCACTGTCGTCGGCGGCGAGGCCCGCTGGCAGCACGGCTGA
- a CDS encoding DUF3558 family protein — protein sequence MTHALRRTRTLAVLALLGSLALTACGPTGGEPAAGPPVPAASTPPASAAAAPGGLPDLCTLLTAGAVADAAGTDIPFHRAEPGPGIISCAYHLGADDATPAIFVQYQTGAAGILDFTNSGEETRIGSLRAKWYERGAKLNVAVGEDLLIVNLGVSNKNLRGGDLRALAVELAERSLDLIR from the coding sequence ATGACTCACGCACTGCGCCGAACCCGTACCCTCGCGGTGCTCGCCCTGTTGGGCTCGCTGGCCCTGACGGCCTGCGGCCCGACCGGCGGCGAGCCGGCCGCCGGCCCGCCCGTCCCGGCGGCCTCCACCCCGCCCGCCTCGGCCGCGGCGGCGCCGGGCGGCCTGCCGGACCTGTGCACGCTGCTGACCGCGGGCGCCGTGGCCGACGCGGCCGGGACCGACATCCCGTTCCACCGCGCCGAGCCCGGGCCGGGCATCATCTCCTGCGCCTACCACCTGGGCGCCGACGACGCGACACCCGCGATCTTCGTGCAGTACCAGACCGGTGCCGCGGGCATCCTCGACTTCACCAACAGCGGCGAGGAGACGCGCATCGGCAGCCTGCGCGCCAAGTGGTACGAGCGCGGCGCGAAGCTCAACGTCGCCGTCGGCGAGGACCTGCTGATCGTCAACCTCGGCGTCTCGAACAAGAACCTGCGCGGCGGTGACCTGCGCGCTCTCGCCGTCGAGCTCGCCGAACGGTCACTGGACCTGATCCGCTGA
- a CDS encoding Asp23/Gls24 family envelope stress response protein — protein MTTTATQPDSLSPPAGDGIQPAGSIHINEDVVAKLAAHAAAEHPDIGGPAHGLRQLTGAAVLGSKADLSRRPKASAHLDGDQAHIDLVVSVRWPAALPQVTAALREHVRARLEQLTGLRIGTVNIDIADLVAGDRGARVH, from the coding sequence ATGACCACCACGGCCACGCAGCCGGACAGCCTGTCCCCGCCCGCCGGGGACGGCATCCAGCCCGCGGGCAGCATCCACATCAACGAGGATGTCGTCGCCAAGCTCGCCGCCCACGCCGCGGCCGAACACCCCGACATCGGCGGACCGGCCCACGGCCTGCGGCAGCTGACCGGCGCCGCCGTACTGGGCTCGAAAGCAGACCTCTCCCGCAGGCCGAAGGCGTCCGCGCACCTCGACGGGGACCAGGCGCACATCGACCTCGTCGTCAGCGTGCGCTGGCCCGCCGCGCTGCCGCAGGTCACCGCCGCGCTGCGCGAGCACGTCCGCGCCAGGCTCGAACAGCTGACCGGACTGCGGATCGGCACGGTCAACATCGACATCGCCGACCTGGTCGCGGGGGACCGCGGCGCTCGCGTGCACTAG
- a CDS encoding NAD-dependent epimerase/dehydratase family protein, with the protein MRYLVLGCGNVGMELARTLTADGQLVIGTTTSPDRVPEVREVCADVAVLRGDDAAAVAVAAAGVDVVVVTVSPRLTRAVSPELRAEEYAAALTATARSAAAAHDRVIFASSTSVYGRAAGAVAPLDETAPTTDSTDPSPVNFLAAERAVLASPRGAVVRLPDVYGHPRDLDYVRRVELAHSMMGGRVPFCPDALLYRIDYRDAALALRHVAEGGLAGVFNAVPDAATPPTNAEVFGAITAAAGLPELTYRRQIEAPVAPITSARLRSTGFGFHHSTTLRP; encoded by the coding sequence GTGCGATACCTGGTACTCGGCTGCGGCAACGTCGGCATGGAGCTGGCCCGCACCCTGACGGCCGATGGACAGCTCGTCATCGGCACCACCACGAGCCCGGACCGGGTGCCGGAGGTACGCGAGGTCTGCGCGGACGTCGCGGTGCTGCGCGGTGACGACGCCGCAGCCGTGGCGGTCGCGGCGGCCGGCGTGGACGTGGTGGTGGTGACGGTCAGCCCGCGTCTGACCCGGGCCGTCAGCCCGGAACTACGCGCCGAGGAGTACGCGGCGGCGCTCACCGCCACCGCGCGCAGTGCGGCCGCGGCCCATGACCGCGTGATCTTCGCGTCCTCCACTTCGGTCTACGGCCGGGCGGCCGGTGCCGTGGCACCGCTGGACGAGACGGCGCCGACCACCGATTCGACAGACCCCTCGCCGGTCAACTTCCTCGCCGCCGAGCGCGCCGTGCTGGCATCGCCACGCGGGGCGGTGGTGCGGCTGCCCGACGTTTACGGGCACCCTCGCGACCTCGACTACGTGCGCCGCGTCGAACTCGCCCACAGCATGATGGGCGGGCGGGTGCCGTTCTGCCCCGACGCCCTGCTGTACCGGATCGACTACCGCGATGCCGCCCTGGCGCTGCGCCATGTCGCCGAGGGCGGGCTGGCCGGGGTGTTCAACGCGGTGCCGGACGCGGCCACGCCGCCGACGAACGCCGAGGTCTTCGGCGCGATCACGGCGGCTGCCGGGCTGCCGGAGCTGACCTACCGCCGCCAGATCGAGGCGCCCGTCGCACCGATCACCTCGGCACGGCTGAGGTCCACGGGCTTCGGCTTCCACCACTCGACGACGCTGCGTCCGTGA
- a CDS encoding NAD(P)/FAD-dependent oxidoreductase, whose product MSRSPVQVFAELNAPPSRPPVRVMGRAVVLGGSVAGLLAARVLSEHADSVVIVDRDDLHSTGARPGVPQGTQLHALLPGGLVHLERLFPGFRELALRSGAVEAVPAARRNYLDGRVKVVVPDDADSLAGTRPLLEGLIRELVLRLPNVKTVTARATGLVFDGDAVTGVRYEAGGAPGVEPGELVVDAMGRSSRLSDWLAQAGWDRPVTQRMTVHLNYATALFRRPVADPEHAVVLAIHTPGTGRSADVAGAAFFAVEDGRWMAMMAGYGDSHPGRTAEDFTRRLREQFPPEFGEVADSGMIGDVQTYHHADSRRRDFHALRRMPAGLVAVGDAVASFNPVYGQGMTAAAMHAACLSAYLRSGPDLGVPARDFLELQKVVVDAAWSTSTSADLALPHVHGPYPRGYRFTSWVSRQIVAATVTDVAVARRFNQVVSMREHPQTLATPAVILRALRSARRRP is encoded by the coding sequence ATGTCCCGATCACCGGTCCAGGTCTTCGCCGAGCTGAACGCGCCGCCGTCGCGGCCGCCGGTCCGGGTGATGGGCCGGGCCGTGGTGCTCGGCGGCAGCGTGGCCGGGCTGCTGGCCGCGCGGGTGCTGTCCGAGCACGCGGACAGCGTCGTCATCGTCGACCGCGACGACCTCCACTCGACCGGCGCGCGACCCGGCGTGCCGCAGGGCACGCAGCTGCACGCGCTGCTGCCTGGCGGCCTGGTGCATCTGGAACGGCTGTTCCCCGGGTTCCGCGAGCTGGCGTTGCGGTCGGGTGCGGTCGAGGCGGTGCCGGCGGCGCGACGCAACTATCTCGACGGCCGGGTGAAGGTCGTCGTGCCCGACGACGCCGACAGCCTGGCGGGCACCCGTCCACTGCTGGAGGGGCTGATCCGGGAGCTGGTGCTGCGGCTGCCCAATGTCAAGACGGTCACGGCCCGCGCCACCGGGCTGGTCTTCGACGGCGACGCGGTCACCGGCGTGCGGTACGAGGCCGGCGGTGCGCCGGGCGTCGAGCCCGGTGAGCTGGTCGTGGACGCGATGGGCCGGTCGAGCCGGCTGTCGGACTGGCTGGCGCAGGCGGGCTGGGACCGTCCGGTGACGCAGCGGATGACCGTGCACCTCAACTACGCGACGGCCCTGTTCCGGCGGCCCGTGGCCGACCCGGAGCACGCGGTCGTGCTGGCCATCCACACCCCCGGCACCGGCAGGTCGGCGGACGTGGCGGGCGCGGCGTTCTTCGCCGTCGAGGACGGCCGGTGGATGGCCATGATGGCCGGGTACGGCGACAGCCACCCGGGCCGCACGGCCGAGGACTTCACCCGGCGGCTGCGCGAGCAGTTCCCGCCCGAGTTCGGCGAGGTGGCCGACAGCGGCATGATCGGCGACGTACAGACGTACCACCACGCCGACAGCCGGCGGCGCGACTTCCACGCGCTGCGGCGGATGCCCGCCGGGCTGGTCGCCGTCGGTGACGCGGTGGCCTCGTTCAACCCGGTCTACGGGCAGGGCATGACGGCCGCCGCGATGCACGCGGCCTGCCTGTCGGCGTACCTGCGCTCGGGGCCGGACCTGGGCGTTCCGGCGCGGGACTTCCTCGAGCTGCAGAAGGTGGTGGTCGACGCCGCCTGGTCGACATCGACCTCCGCGGACCTCGCGCTGCCGCACGTCCACGGGCCCTACCCGCGCGGATACCGGTTCACCAGCTGGGTCAGCAGGCAGATCGTCGCGGCGACGGTCACGGACGTGGCCGTCGCCCGGCGCTTCAACCAGGTCGTGTCCATGCGCGAGCACCCGCAGACCCTCGCCACGCCCGCCGTGATCCTGCGCGCGCTGCGCTCCGCCCGCCGCCGGCCGTAA
- a CDS encoding aldo/keto reductase, with translation MEYTRLGRTGLKVSRIGLGCMSYGDPAAGMHRWTLGEDDAAAYFRQAVELGVTFWDTANVYQGGSSEEYVGRAIGRFASREEIVLATKVSGRMHDGPGGSGLSRKAILEQVDGSLRRLGTDYVDVYYIHRFDPATPVEETMATLDTLVKSGKVRYLGASSMWAWQFAKLQHAATLNGWTTFSAMQDQYNVLRREEERDMIPMCLDQGVGLTPYSPLAKGRAARAWGAQTARGSSDDVARAFDRDVDRPVIDSVQAVAEARGVPMAQVALAWLLSKPVVSCPIVGATRPGHLTDAVAALDLSLADTEIAELERHYTPQDNYWW, from the coding sequence ATGGAGTACACACGGCTGGGGCGCACCGGATTGAAGGTGAGCCGGATCGGGCTTGGCTGCATGAGCTACGGCGACCCGGCAGCCGGCATGCACCGGTGGACCCTCGGCGAGGACGACGCGGCCGCTTACTTCCGGCAGGCCGTCGAACTCGGCGTCACCTTCTGGGACACCGCCAACGTCTACCAGGGCGGCAGCTCGGAGGAGTATGTCGGGCGGGCGATCGGCAGGTTCGCCAGCCGCGAGGAGATCGTGCTGGCGACCAAGGTCAGCGGCAGGATGCACGACGGACCCGGCGGCAGCGGCCTGTCCCGCAAGGCGATCCTCGAACAGGTCGACGGCTCGCTGCGGCGGCTCGGCACCGACTACGTCGACGTCTACTACATCCACCGCTTCGACCCCGCCACGCCGGTCGAGGAGACCATGGCGACCTTGGACACCCTGGTCAAGTCAGGCAAGGTGCGGTATCTCGGCGCGTCGTCGATGTGGGCCTGGCAGTTCGCCAAGCTGCAGCACGCCGCGACGCTCAACGGCTGGACCACGTTCTCGGCCATGCAGGACCAGTACAACGTGCTCCGGCGGGAGGAGGAGCGCGACATGATCCCGATGTGCCTGGACCAGGGCGTCGGGCTGACCCCGTACTCGCCCCTGGCCAAGGGCCGCGCAGCCCGTGCCTGGGGCGCGCAGACGGCACGGGGCTCCTCGGACGACGTCGCCAGAGCCTTCGACCGCGACGTCGACCGGCCCGTCATCGACAGCGTCCAGGCCGTGGCCGAGGCTCGCGGGGTGCCGATGGCCCAGGTGGCCCTCGCCTGGCTGCTGTCCAAGCCCGTGGTGTCCTGCCCGATCGTCGGCGCGACGAGGCCCGGCCACCTCACCGACGCCGTGGCGGCCCTGGACCTGTCGCTGGCCGACACCGAGATCGCCGAGCTTGAACGGCACTACACACCCCAGGACAACTACTGGTGGTGA
- a CDS encoding DUF6286 domain-containing protein: MRRLVNRLLALVLSLALIAAAGLLLVEAVAALLGRSPVLVDWPAAAGWARRRTWDNPQVLAVSLLLAVVGLALVLGQLWPSRTGRLPVNGTDPATDAAVTRRTLARDIATAVGDVDGVVPRRVDVGRSRIAVRASVPPTGDRSVLAEQVKAAVAARLDRLQLRRPPRLAVKVSRRTR, translated from the coding sequence ATGAGACGGCTCGTCAACCGACTGCTGGCCCTGGTGCTCAGCCTCGCGCTGATCGCGGCTGCCGGGCTGCTGCTCGTCGAGGCGGTGGCCGCACTGCTCGGCCGAAGCCCGGTGCTTGTCGACTGGCCCGCAGCAGCCGGCTGGGCACGCCGGCGGACCTGGGACAACCCGCAGGTGCTGGCCGTGAGCCTGCTGCTGGCGGTCGTGGGCCTGGCTCTCGTGCTCGGCCAGCTGTGGCCCTCGCGAACCGGGCGCCTGCCCGTGAACGGCACCGATCCGGCCACCGACGCGGCGGTGACGCGCCGGACCCTGGCCCGCGACATCGCGACCGCGGTCGGCGACGTCGACGGCGTCGTCCCAAGGCGAGTCGACGTCGGACGGTCCCGCATCGCCGTGCGCGCCTCCGTCCCGCCCACCGGCGACCGGTCGGTGCTCGCCGAGCAGGTTAAGGCCGCGGTGGCCGCACGGCTCGACCGGCTGCAGCTGCGCCGCCCGCCACGGCTGGCCGTGAAGGTGTCCCGGAGGACCCGATGA
- a CDS encoding ABC transporter permease has protein sequence MSTTLQAPPQASRPVIAHVGVPGLRLVRSEIRKVTTTNAWWLFGLASLAFTGLALFINMSEAAEHIRRARDTTAVFKPGRGMDAAEIAAARAEFAQLHDLQLQAVNAAGNIFTSGQFFGLLLVMLLGALVITNEFQYQTATATFLTTPQRTRVVFGKLFAVLGLGLVFWLVSRAVSFAAGLLFFHNLGLTNSLGEWPVQRAIIFNLVAYLLWALLGFGLGTLIHNQIGAVVTAMIIYFGGLIGGIGVFSLIREYVIHEDWVLTSAVVMPPIASQIMVSPEKLYAEAAPWWAGVLVLTGWSLVAGIIGIVINRRRDIA, from the coding sequence ATGAGCACGACCCTCCAGGCGCCCCCGCAGGCGTCCCGCCCGGTGATCGCCCACGTCGGCGTGCCGGGGCTCCGGCTCGTCCGCAGCGAGATCCGGAAGGTGACCACCACCAACGCGTGGTGGCTGTTCGGCCTCGCGTCGCTGGCCTTCACCGGCCTGGCGCTGTTCATCAACATGTCCGAGGCCGCCGAGCACATCAGGCGGGCCCGCGACACCACGGCGGTGTTCAAGCCGGGCCGCGGCATGGACGCGGCGGAGATCGCCGCGGCCAGGGCCGAGTTCGCGCAGCTGCACGACCTGCAGCTGCAGGCGGTCAACGCGGCCGGCAACATCTTCACCAGCGGCCAGTTCTTCGGGCTGCTGCTGGTGATGCTGCTGGGCGCGCTCGTGATCACGAACGAGTTCCAGTACCAGACGGCCACGGCCACGTTCCTGACCACGCCGCAGCGCACCCGCGTGGTGTTCGGCAAGCTCTTCGCCGTGCTCGGGCTCGGGCTGGTCTTCTGGCTGGTGTCGCGGGCGGTGTCGTTCGCGGCGGGGCTGCTGTTCTTCCACAACCTCGGCCTGACCAACTCGCTGGGCGAGTGGCCGGTCCAGCGGGCGATCATCTTCAACCTGGTCGCGTACCTGCTGTGGGCGCTGCTGGGCTTCGGGCTCGGCACCCTGATCCACAACCAGATCGGCGCCGTCGTCACCGCGATGATCATCTACTTCGGTGGGTTGATCGGCGGGATCGGCGTGTTCAGCCTCATCCGGGAATACGTCATCCACGAGGACTGGGTGCTGACGTCCGCCGTGGTCATGCCGCCCATCGCCTCGCAGATCATGGTCTCGCCGGAGAAGCTGTACGCGGAGGCCGCGCCCTGGTGGGCCGGTGTGCTGGTGCTGACGGGCTGGTCGCTCGTCGCCGGCATCATCGGCATCGTGATCAACCGCCGCCGCGACATCGCCTGA
- the amaP gene encoding alkaline shock response membrane anchor protein AmaP, protein MNLDRVNRAALLVVGLLLLAAGVTGALAYTDALQWALPGRALADNPVSRYAGANGRWFWPLVCLAALVVLLLALRWLAALLLTTDQVRTLELPGSAQAGEQTTVAGPALEAAVRDQIEGYRGVTSARVHLTGRPQQPVMKVDVDTSELGELPALCRRIEHGALADARRALGRPDLPIRLDLDARRAPTRVR, encoded by the coding sequence ATGAACCTCGACCGCGTCAACCGCGCAGCCCTGCTCGTCGTCGGACTGCTGCTGCTGGCCGCGGGCGTGACAGGTGCGCTGGCGTACACCGATGCCTTGCAGTGGGCGCTGCCGGGCCGGGCGCTCGCCGACAATCCGGTGAGCCGGTACGCCGGTGCCAACGGCCGCTGGTTCTGGCCGCTGGTGTGCCTGGCGGCCCTGGTCGTGCTGCTGCTGGCCCTGCGTTGGCTGGCGGCGCTGCTGCTGACCACCGATCAGGTGCGGACGCTGGAGCTGCCCGGCAGCGCACAGGCCGGCGAACAGACGACCGTGGCCGGCCCGGCCCTGGAGGCGGCGGTACGCGACCAGATCGAGGGCTACCGCGGCGTCACCTCGGCGAGAGTCCACCTCACCGGCAGGCCGCAACAGCCGGTCATGAAAGTCGACGTAGACACCTCAGAGCTCGGCGAACTCCCGGCGTTGTGCCGGCGCATCGAGCATGGCGCGCTGGCCGACGCGCGTCGCGCCCTCGGCCGCCCGGACCTGCCGATACGCCTCGACCTCGACGCTCGGCGGGCCCCAACCCGGGTGAGGTAG
- a CDS encoding Asp23/Gls24 family envelope stress response protein, translating into MTQTMERPPTAPESGTKPRNDRLTTDTGKISVAQGVVQKIAGIACREVAGVYSMGTGTARAFGAIRERIPGSTGPNVAQGVGVEVGETQAAVDLDIVVDYGASIAELGRSVQRNVKQSIERMTGLEVVEVNVNVDDVHLPETGEERAPARVE; encoded by the coding sequence ATGACCCAGACCATGGAACGTCCTCCGACCGCGCCCGAGTCCGGGACGAAGCCGCGCAACGACCGTCTGACCACGGACACCGGCAAGATCAGCGTCGCGCAGGGCGTGGTGCAGAAGATCGCCGGCATCGCGTGCCGGGAGGTCGCCGGTGTGTACTCCATGGGCACCGGCACCGCGCGTGCCTTCGGCGCGATCCGCGAGCGGATCCCGGGCAGCACGGGACCCAACGTGGCCCAGGGGGTAGGCGTCGAGGTGGGGGAGACCCAGGCCGCGGTGGATCTCGACATCGTGGTCGACTACGGCGCCAGCATCGCTGAGCTGGGCCGGAGCGTGCAACGCAACGTCAAACAGTCGATCGAGCGGATGACCGGGCTCGAGGTCGTCGAGGTCAACGTGAACGTCGACGACGTGCACCTGCCGGAGACGGGCGAAGAGCGCGCTCCGGCCCGGGTGGAGTGA
- a CDS encoding ABC transporter ATP-binding protein, producing MADDGIAVSGLTKVYKKVRAVDDLSFTVSPGRVTGFLGPNGAGKTTTLRMVLNLVRPTAGTATIAGRRYADLTDPIRKVGALLEASSAHRGRTGRNHLRILCDAAGIPVGRADDVLATVGLTPAAGRKFKGYSLGMRQRLGIAAALLGDPDVLILDEPANGLDPEGIRWMRGLLKSLADEGRTVLVSSHLLSEMELLADDVVIIAAGRLVRQGPVAEVIDSAGAAQMLVRTPRPEALVAELGAAVTATPAEGGALRIVGADGPTIGAAAMRVGAEIHELTVERRDLEDVFLQLTAGKADIR from the coding sequence ATGGCCGACGATGGTATCGCTGTCAGCGGGTTGACCAAGGTCTACAAGAAGGTGCGCGCGGTCGACGACCTGTCGTTCACCGTCAGCCCGGGCCGGGTCACCGGCTTCCTCGGGCCCAACGGCGCGGGCAAGACGACCACCCTGCGCATGGTCCTGAACCTGGTCCGCCCCACGGCGGGCACCGCGACCATCGCGGGGCGGCGCTACGCCGACCTCACCGATCCCATCCGCAAGGTCGGCGCGCTGCTGGAGGCGTCGAGCGCGCACCGCGGCCGCACCGGCCGCAACCACCTGCGCATCCTCTGCGACGCGGCCGGGATCCCGGTCGGCCGGGCCGACGACGTGCTGGCCACGGTGGGGCTGACACCGGCCGCGGGCCGCAAGTTCAAGGGCTACTCACTGGGTATGCGCCAGCGCCTGGGCATCGCCGCCGCGCTGCTGGGCGACCCGGACGTACTCATCCTGGACGAGCCCGCCAACGGCCTGGACCCGGAGGGCATCCGCTGGATGCGGGGCCTGCTCAAGTCGCTCGCCGACGAGGGCCGCACCGTCCTCGTGTCGAGCCACCTGCTGTCGGAGATGGAGCTGCTCGCCGACGACGTCGTGATCATCGCGGCGGGCAGGCTGGTGCGGCAGGGCCCGGTGGCCGAGGTCATCGACTCGGCCGGCGCCGCGCAGATGCTCGTGCGCACGCCCCGGCCGGAGGCGCTGGTCGCCGAGCTGGGGGCCGCGGTCACGGCCACGCCCGCCGAGGGCGGCGCGCTGCGGATCGTGGGCGCGGACGGGCCCACGATCGGCGCGGCGGCGATGCGGGTGGGCGCCGAGATCCATGAGCTGACCGTCGAGCGCCGCGACCTCGAAGATGTGTTCCTGCAGCTGACGGCCGGAAAGGCGGACATCCGATGA
- a CDS encoding GNAT family N-acetyltransferase, whose translation MEIRPTTDQDLGIFLDTMHAAFGRFRDTPADGRGAWWSAVEMDRNLLATTADGRPVGTAGAYSFELTLPGQAVVPAAGVSFVGVLPSHRRQGVLSAMMRHQLADLRARGEFLAVLLSSEAGIYGRFGYGPATYTQRLTVPRHEASFAPSRARAAAAVPAPGQIEVLRRAECGELLEEVYDRYRRAQPGALSRPPRWWALGAGQPPVAAAPRYVAVHRDADGVADGYAGYSLGDGGVLTVDETIAADDAVFTALARFALGHDLVTKVVFRNVPLGHPLRWQLADFRAGQVSDDTDWLWVRLLDVPRALAARGWCADGELVLDVDDPFLGERARYLLTVRDGKAGCVATDRAPDLSLEVRDLGSVYLGGTAPSTLVRAGHIQAHHSGAAALADALFRAERTPHCLHWF comes from the coding sequence GTGGAGATCCGTCCTACGACCGACCAGGACCTCGGTATCTTCCTCGACACCATGCACGCCGCGTTCGGGCGCTTCCGGGACACACCGGCCGACGGCCGCGGGGCGTGGTGGTCCGCTGTCGAGATGGACCGCAACCTGCTCGCCACGACCGCGGACGGGCGGCCCGTCGGCACCGCCGGGGCGTACTCCTTCGAGCTGACGCTGCCCGGCCAGGCCGTCGTCCCGGCCGCCGGGGTGAGCTTCGTCGGCGTCCTGCCCTCGCACCGGCGTCAGGGCGTGCTCAGCGCGATGATGCGGCATCAGCTCGCCGACCTGCGGGCCCGCGGCGAGTTCCTCGCCGTGCTGCTGTCCTCGGAGGCCGGGATCTACGGCAGGTTCGGCTACGGACCGGCGACCTACACCCAGCGGCTGACGGTGCCGCGCCACGAGGCATCGTTCGCCCCGTCCCGGGCACGCGCCGCAGCCGCGGTCCCGGCGCCCGGCCAGATCGAGGTGCTGCGCCGGGCCGAGTGCGGCGAACTGCTGGAGGAGGTATACGACCGCTACCGCCGCGCGCAGCCCGGCGCGCTGTCGCGTCCGCCTCGCTGGTGGGCGCTGGGCGCCGGGCAGCCTCCGGTCGCGGCGGCGCCGCGCTACGTCGCCGTCCACCGTGACGCCGACGGCGTCGCGGACGGGTACGCCGGCTACTCCCTCGGCGACGGCGGGGTCCTGACGGTCGACGAGACCATCGCCGCCGACGACGCGGTCTTCACGGCGCTGGCGCGGTTCGCGCTCGGCCACGACCTGGTCACCAAGGTCGTGTTCAGGAACGTCCCGCTCGGGCACCCGCTGCGCTGGCAGCTCGCGGACTTCCGCGCGGGCCAGGTGAGCGACGACACGGACTGGCTGTGGGTGCGGCTGCTGGACGTCCCGCGTGCGCTGGCCGCGCGAGGCTGGTGCGCCGACGGCGAGCTGGTCCTGGACGTCGACGATCCGTTCCTCGGCGAGCGTGCCCGCTACCTGCTGACCGTGCGGGACGGCAAGGCCGGTTGCGTCGCGACGGACCGGGCGCCCGATCTGTCGCTGGAGGTGCGCGACCTGGGCTCGGTGTATCTCGGCGGCACCGCGCCGAGCACGCTCGTGCGCGCCGGGCACATCCAGGCCCACCACTCCGGCGCGGCCGCCCTCGCCGACGCCCTCTTCCGCGCCGAGCGCACTCCGCACTGCCTGCACTGGTTCTGA